One Bacillota bacterium genomic region harbors:
- a CDS encoding 1-deoxy-D-xylulose-5-phosphate synthase — MLESIKSPQDLHKLDYQGLTALAQEIRTKIIATVTQTGGHLGANLGVVELTIALHSVLKSPQDKIIWDVGHQCYPHKLLTDRYQDFDTLRQLGGISGFPSPDESPHDVFRVGHSSTSISAALGIAVARDLQKEDFNVVAVIGDGALTGGLAFEALNHAGQLDTDLVVILNDNAMSIAKNVGALSNYLNSLRLDPTLSRARTELENFIKRIPAIGGSVSRLGSSFKDAVKSLLPGQLFEQMGFSYFGPFDGHNIRQMQRALRDGIKRGGPVLIHVITQKGRGFTPAEENPEKYHGLGPSYSNNQGKTISFSDVFGRSLVEFAERDERITAITAAMQDGTGLTPFAERFPERFFDVGIAEQHALTFAAGLAAQGLRPVAAVYSTFLQRGYDQILHDICLQNLPVVIAVDRAGVVGEDGPTHHGVFDLSYLSHIPNLVILAPKDGAELKGMLKWALSQEQPTAIRYPRAQTTAVGSVVFDPAQSIPSDVVYEGSDCSLLAVGGMVEAAVQAAELLAPAISCRVINVRTIKPFTKQDLERLVQDTSVIFTLEDNVVTGGFGSHAARLAAEDMRKQVITLGYPDQFVPQGRIDQLHSMFGLTPERIADRISQVMAAELQYRKD, encoded by the coding sequence TTGCTGGAATCAATTAAATCTCCACAAGATTTACATAAATTAGATTACCAGGGCTTAACAGCACTCGCCCAGGAAATCCGCACTAAGATTATCGCGACCGTAACCCAAACGGGTGGTCATCTTGGGGCCAATTTAGGTGTGGTTGAACTGACCATCGCCCTTCATTCTGTTTTGAAAAGCCCTCAGGATAAGATCATCTGGGATGTTGGTCACCAGTGTTATCCCCATAAACTTTTGACTGATAGATATCAGGATTTTGATACGCTGCGGCAGTTAGGTGGAATTTCCGGATTCCCATCTCCTGATGAGAGTCCCCATGACGTTTTTCGGGTCGGCCACAGTTCTACATCTATCTCAGCAGCCCTTGGAATTGCTGTTGCCCGCGATCTGCAGAAAGAAGATTTCAACGTAGTTGCGGTCATCGGTGATGGAGCTTTAACCGGCGGTCTTGCTTTTGAAGCCTTAAATCATGCTGGCCAGCTGGATACCGACTTGGTTGTAATTCTCAATGACAATGCCATGTCGATAGCCAAAAATGTGGGAGCATTGAGCAATTACCTCAACAGCCTGCGGCTGGATCCGACTCTGTCGCGAGCGCGAACCGAATTAGAGAACTTTATTAAGCGGATTCCCGCTATCGGAGGATCGGTCAGCAGACTGGGTTCTTCGTTTAAAGATGCAGTTAAAAGCTTATTGCCGGGTCAGCTTTTTGAACAAATGGGTTTCAGCTATTTTGGGCCATTTGACGGACATAATATCCGCCAGATGCAGCGGGCACTCAGGGATGGCATCAAAAGAGGTGGACCGGTGTTGATCCATGTAATTACTCAAAAAGGCCGGGGTTTTACACCAGCGGAAGAAAATCCAGAGAAATACCATGGATTAGGACCGAGCTACAGCAACAACCAAGGCAAAACCATCAGCTTCAGTGATGTTTTCGGCAGAAGTTTAGTGGAGTTTGCTGAGCGGGATGAGAGGATTACAGCCATAACGGCTGCGATGCAGGACGGTACCGGATTAACACCTTTTGCTGAGCGATTTCCGGAGCGATTTTTTGATGTGGGAATTGCGGAGCAGCACGCTTTAACTTTTGCTGCGGGTTTAGCCGCGCAGGGTCTGCGACCTGTGGCAGCGGTTTATTCTACTTTTTTGCAGCGAGGTTATGATCAAATTCTCCATGATATCTGTCTGCAGAATCTGCCGGTGGTAATCGCAGTTGATCGAGCAGGTGTAGTCGGGGAAGATGGACCGACTCACCACGGCGTATTCGATCTCAGTTATTTAAGCCACATTCCTAATCTAGTCATCTTAGCGCCTAAAGATGGTGCTGAGCTGAAAGGAATGCTTAAGTGGGCATTGTCCCAGGAGCAACCGACAGCAATTCGCTATCCCCGCGCTCAAACGACTGCAGTAGGCTCTGTGGTATTTGATCCTGCTCAGTCCATACCCAGCGATGTTGTGTATGAGGGAAGCGACTGCTCCCTGCTGGCAGTTGGAGGTATGGTGGAAGCCGCAGTTCAAGCAGCTGAGCTGCTGGCGCCAGCAATCAGCTGCCGCGTAATCAATGTTCGCACTATTAAGCCCTTTACTAAGCAGGATTTAGAGCGGCTTGTTCAGGATACATCTGTAATATTTACCCTTGAAGATAATGTTGTAACCGGGGGATTTGGCAGCCATGCAGCCAGATTAGCTGCTGAGGATATGCGCAAACAGGTAATCACGCTGGGTTATCCGGACCAATTTGTCCCTCAAGGTCGAATTGATCAACTGCACAGCATGTTTGGGCTTACTCCGGAAAGAATTGCTGATAGAATCAGCCAAGTAATGGCTGCTGAGCTCCAATACCGAAAGGATTAA
- a CDS encoding O-sialoglycoprotein endopeptidase, translated as MSKAYYLGIDTSNYTTSLAVVNEQAELVANIKQLLPVKTGERGLRQSEALFWHVKNLPLLMKETSEKIPDLGEFLRAAAVSTSPRPVDDSYMPVFLAGSGLAESLTALLQIPCFGLSHQENHIWAGLYSAGGPQAEQFLAVHLSGGTSEIVSASVKSGYCLDLEILGGSSDLNAGQLVDRIGTAMGLPFPAGRDLERLALNSTKDLVIPSYHRDGQISFSGAEAAAVRMLQTEQHADIAKAVLLNIARTVTKLIDWAQQQTQLTKVLMVGGVCSNLIIRKELVKRLPQLELFFAEPRLSVDNAVGAAVFAGLSSAGDSFIQHVF; from the coding sequence ATGAGTAAAGCTTACTATTTAGGAATCGACACCAGTAATTACACAACCTCGCTTGCAGTAGTTAATGAGCAGGCAGAACTGGTGGCTAATATCAAACAGCTGCTGCCGGTTAAAACCGGCGAAAGGGGTCTTCGGCAATCGGAGGCTCTTTTTTGGCATGTCAAGAACCTACCCTTGCTCATGAAAGAAACATCAGAAAAGATACCCGATTTAGGGGAGTTTCTGCGTGCGGCTGCGGTCAGCACCAGCCCACGCCCTGTTGACGATTCGTATATGCCTGTGTTTTTGGCAGGCAGTGGCCTAGCAGAGAGCTTAACCGCATTGCTTCAGATCCCCTGTTTCGGGCTATCGCATCAAGAGAATCATATTTGGGCTGGCCTCTACAGCGCAGGAGGTCCGCAGGCAGAGCAGTTTTTGGCAGTTCACTTATCTGGTGGTACATCAGAAATAGTTAGTGCATCGGTAAAATCCGGTTACTGCTTAGACCTTGAAATATTGGGTGGGTCAAGCGATCTTAATGCTGGGCAGCTGGTGGATCGGATTGGAACAGCTATGGGCCTGCCGTTTCCCGCCGGTCGAGATTTAGAGCGGCTGGCTTTAAACAGTACCAAAGATTTGGTGATCCCATCGTATCATCGCGATGGACAGATTAGTTTTTCTGGGGCTGAGGCAGCGGCAGTGCGCATGTTACAAACAGAACAGCATGCGGATATCGCCAAAGCGGTGCTCCTAAACATTGCCCGTACAGTAACGAAACTAATTGACTGGGCTCAGCAGCAGACGCAGCTGACCAAGGTTTTAATGGTTGGTGGGGTATGTTCAAATCTAATCATCAGAAAAGAGCTGGTCAAGCGGCTGCCTCAGCTGGAACTGTTTTTTGCAGAGCCAAGGTTAAGCGTTGATAACGCCGTGGGCGCTGCTGTTTTTGCTGGCCTTTCCTCTGCAGGCGATTCATTTATCCAGCATGTTTTTTAA
- a CDS encoding exodeoxyribonuclease VII small subunit: MMDEKAISFEDALKALEEIVRQLEEGTASLDDSLKLFEDGVKLARVCRSKLDQYEAKIEILLEKSGETVTEPFEQKESE; encoded by the coding sequence ATGATGGATGAAAAAGCGATCAGCTTTGAGGATGCCCTTAAAGCTTTAGAAGAAATTGTACGCCAGTTGGAGGAGGGTACTGCTAGTTTAGATGACTCCCTGAAACTTTTTGAGGATGGCGTTAAACTGGCACGGGTCTGCCGCAGCAAACTGGATCAGTATGAAGCAAAAATCGAGATTTTGTTGGAGAAAAGTGGAGAAACAGTAACTGAACCATTCGAACAGAAGGAGAGTGAATAG
- the amaP gene encoding alkaline shock response membrane anchor protein AmaP — protein MTVLDRLILAVVAIVLLVGGVLVAMTVFGSSALLNWLVTVQNGKLDGLLLVVILLLLVVYIALMLVNDLKRDERALARQTHLGSVRISVQTISELVSEAVKTVEGIKDAAITVTEVEPLSLDLELRLLPDHSIPHLTELVQASVSDYLQQTIGTEAAVINVNVKGVLPQQQIRVQ, from the coding sequence ATGACAGTGCTGGATCGGCTAATCCTAGCTGTCGTTGCAATCGTACTGCTGGTAGGTGGTGTGCTGGTTGCCATGACTGTCTTCGGCAGCAGTGCGCTGTTAAACTGGCTGGTTACAGTGCAGAACGGGAAGCTTGACGGGCTTTTGCTGGTTGTCATTTTACTGCTGCTGGTAGTGTATATCGCTTTAATGCTGGTTAACGACTTGAAACGCGATGAACGGGCTCTCGCTCGCCAGACTCATCTAGGCAGCGTTCGGATCAGTGTGCAGACAATTTCTGAGCTTGTCAGTGAGGCTGTCAAAACGGTTGAGGGAATAAAGGATGCTGCGATCACTGTTACCGAGGTTGAACCGCTGAGTCTTGATCTTGAACTGCGGCTACTGCCCGATCATTCAATTCCTCATCTGACTGAGCTGGTGCAGGCCAGCGTAAGCGATTACCTGCAGCAGACAATCGGAACAGAAGCGGCGGTAATAAATGTGAATGTAAAAGGGGTGCTTCCTCAGCAGCAGATCCGCGTCCAGTAG
- a CDS encoding NAD(+)/NADH kinase, which produces MEVERLVKIGIMPHTGKKLALRLAQNVIACLEARDITPWIEPKAAKIIGRVDLSPPDAGLGDLDVLLVLGGDGTLLRAARDAAQHDLPLLGVNVGHLGFLTELETDHLEVALAALINKEYKIEERMLISSRVIRNHQVVAAYHALNDAVIARGTFARIIQLQTFVDEQPVVDYQADGLIIATPTGSTAYSLSAGGPIVEPQLECLIITPICPHTLAARSVVVSDDSVVKVFVEASHKDMMLTIDGQIGFPLQSRDVIEVVKADMKAKFVKLHGRNFFTILNSRLKTITTRKEYETSER; this is translated from the coding sequence TTGGAGGTGGAGAGGCTGGTTAAAATTGGCATTATGCCCCATACTGGTAAGAAATTAGCTTTGAGGTTGGCTCAAAATGTGATTGCCTGTCTTGAAGCTAGAGACATTACTCCATGGATTGAACCTAAGGCTGCCAAGATCATTGGTCGTGTAGATTTATCCCCACCGGATGCGGGTTTAGGGGATCTGGATGTGCTGTTGGTTCTAGGAGGCGATGGAACACTGCTGCGGGCAGCTCGTGATGCCGCTCAGCATGACCTACCTTTACTAGGTGTGAACGTGGGACATTTAGGGTTTTTGACTGAGCTGGAAACAGACCATTTAGAAGTGGCTCTGGCAGCTTTGATCAACAAGGAGTATAAGATTGAGGAAAGAATGCTGATCTCGAGCCGGGTTATCCGCAATCACCAAGTGGTAGCCGCTTATCATGCACTCAATGATGCCGTCATTGCTCGAGGTACTTTCGCCCGCATTATTCAGCTCCAGACTTTTGTAGATGAACAGCCGGTAGTGGATTATCAGGCTGATGGACTTATTATTGCTACTCCGACCGGGTCTACTGCGTATTCACTGTCAGCAGGAGGACCCATTGTAGAGCCGCAGTTAGAATGCCTGATTATTACTCCCATTTGCCCTCATACATTAGCTGCCCGCTCAGTGGTAGTTAGTGATGATTCCGTTGTCAAAGTATTTGTAGAGGCAAGCCATAAGGATATGATGCTTACCATCGATGGCCAAATTGGATTTCCACTCCAGAGCCGTGATGTGATTGAGGTAGTTAAAGCGGATATGAAAGCTAAATTCGTGAAACTGCACGGGCGCAATTTTTTCACAATTCTTAACAGCCGGCTGAAAACCATCACAACAAGAAAGGAATACGAGACCAGTGAAAGGTAG
- a CDS encoding Asp23/Gls24 family envelope stress response protein: MTDEQRTNLGELKIANEVVGIIAGLAATEVEGVAGMSGGIAGGIAEMLGRKNLSKGVKVEVGEHEAAVDLFIIVDYGTPIPEVARNIQNNVKQAIEGMTGLDVVEVNIHVLGVHFPQPAPEEPVEDPPPQPRVK, encoded by the coding sequence ATGACAGATGAGCAGCGGACCAATTTAGGTGAATTGAAAATTGCTAATGAAGTGGTTGGTATCATTGCCGGATTAGCAGCTACCGAGGTTGAAGGGGTAGCTGGTATGAGCGGCGGAATTGCTGGCGGCATTGCTGAAATGCTGGGTAGAAAGAATCTGTCCAAAGGTGTGAAGGTTGAGGTCGGCGAGCACGAGGCTGCTGTAGATCTATTTATTATTGTTGATTATGGAACTCCTATTCCGGAAGTAGCCAGAAACATTCAAAATAATGTGAAGCAGGCTATCGAAGGGATGACTGGCTTGGATGTTGTTGAAGTAAATATTCATGTGCTGGGAGTGCATTTCCCACAACCTGCGCCGGAAGAGCCTGTTGAGGATCCACCGCCGCAGCCGCGGGTGAAGTAA
- a CDS encoding polyprenyl synthetase family protein, whose translation MKEYLKANAQMVEDRLNELLPDAVVKPDAIHRAMRYSCLGGGKRLRAMLAMEACAAVGGNREAALDFACAIEMIHAYTLIHDDLPAMDDDDYRRGKLANHKVFGEGIAILAGDALLTYAYEVLSSMAGVDSKAALRIINEVSTACGSQGLIGGQVVDLESEGQEIDLLTLEYIHRHKTGKLFSAALRGGAIIGGADEDVLAELSLYGENFGLAFQITDDILDVSGDIAKLGKATGADLRKGKSTSVSLLGLEEAKLLAEQSVDKCKRYAAKLPGKEHYLAELAEYVLKRDS comes from the coding sequence ATGAAGGAGTATTTAAAAGCAAATGCGCAAATGGTTGAAGATAGGCTCAATGAACTTCTGCCAGATGCGGTTGTAAAACCGGATGCAATTCATCGAGCGATGCGCTACTCCTGTTTAGGTGGAGGTAAACGCCTGAGGGCTATGCTGGCCATGGAAGCATGCGCAGCAGTCGGGGGAAACCGGGAAGCCGCCCTAGATTTTGCCTGTGCGATTGAAATGATTCATGCGTACACCTTGATTCATGATGACCTGCCGGCTATGGATGATGATGATTACCGCAGAGGCAAATTAGCCAACCATAAGGTTTTTGGTGAAGGAATTGCAATCTTGGCGGGAGATGCTCTGCTTACCTATGCTTATGAGGTTCTATCATCCATGGCAGGTGTGGACAGTAAAGCGGCTCTAAGGATTATTAATGAAGTGAGTACCGCCTGCGGGTCCCAGGGCTTAATCGGTGGACAGGTTGTTGACTTGGAATCGGAAGGCCAAGAGATTGATCTATTGACCCTAGAGTATATCCACCGCCACAAGACAGGCAAGCTTTTCTCAGCAGCGCTTCGAGGCGGCGCAATTATTGGTGGAGCAGATGAAGATGTTCTTGCAGAGCTTTCGTTATACGGAGAGAATTTTGGTTTAGCATTTCAGATCACCGATGACATTTTGGATGTATCCGGGGATATTGCCAAATTAGGTAAAGCTACCGGCGCTGATCTGCGTAAGGGGAAATCAACCTCAGTATCTCTGCTGGGATTGGAAGAAGCTAAGTTGCTGGCCGAGCAGAGCGTTGACAAGTGTAAGCGCTATGCAGCGAAACTTCCAGGCAAGGAACACTACTTGGCAGAGCTTGCTGAGTATGTCCTCAAGCGTGATTCGTAG
- the xseA gene encoding exodeoxyribonuclease VII large subunit, translating into MIQPQVISVSDLTKMIKQQLEQPMFSYLAVEGEISNFKHHTSGHMYFTLKDERSRIKAVMFRSRNAGLNFKPKDGDTVIVVGSIGVYEPNGEYQIYLEQMLPQGVGALHIKFEELKKRLAEEGLFAQERKKPLPYLPRRIGIITSPTGAAVRDCISVIRRRYPSMDILIIPAIVQGDEGPRSITAALEIAAAQNLDIIILTRGGGSIEELWSFNDESVARAIAACPIPVISGVGHETDFTIADFAADLRAPTPSAAAEIAVPDYEQLVDAVEQLTSRLSSGLKKLINEKRQAVEYLTHRRVFLQPEERINREHQKLDELSAKISTLISHRLSMTKQNFVNLADKLDSLSPLAVLGRGYAVCQKLDQSLVTDPRQVAVGEQVMVKLRTGQIRCLVEKGESHDG; encoded by the coding sequence ATGATTCAACCGCAGGTTATCAGCGTCAGTGATTTGACGAAAATGATAAAACAGCAGTTAGAGCAGCCCATGTTCAGTTATCTTGCGGTGGAGGGTGAAATATCCAATTTTAAGCATCACACATCCGGGCACATGTACTTTACGCTGAAGGATGAGCGCAGCCGGATCAAAGCTGTGATGTTCCGCAGCCGTAATGCTGGGTTGAATTTTAAACCAAAAGATGGCGATACTGTCATTGTAGTAGGCTCAATCGGAGTCTATGAGCCGAATGGAGAGTACCAGATTTATCTTGAGCAGATGCTGCCTCAGGGAGTAGGGGCGCTGCATATTAAATTTGAAGAACTGAAAAAGAGGCTGGCGGAGGAAGGGTTATTTGCTCAGGAGCGGAAGAAGCCTCTGCCATACTTACCGCGTCGAATCGGAATAATTACATCTCCTACCGGAGCCGCTGTGCGCGACTGTATAAGCGTGATCCGCAGGCGCTATCCTTCGATGGATATTCTGATTATTCCGGCTATAGTTCAAGGTGATGAGGGACCTAGAAGCATCACAGCAGCCTTAGAAATAGCTGCCGCTCAGAATTTAGACATCATCATTTTAACCCGCGGCGGCGGTTCGATCGAAGAATTGTGGAGTTTTAATGATGAGAGCGTAGCAAGAGCAATCGCTGCTTGCCCTATTCCGGTTATCAGCGGAGTGGGTCATGAAACCGATTTTACAATCGCGGATTTTGCCGCTGATCTGCGCGCACCAACACCATCTGCGGCAGCAGAAATCGCAGTTCCTGATTACGAGCAGCTGGTGGACGCTGTCGAGCAGTTGACATCACGGCTCAGCTCCGGACTAAAAAAGCTCATCAATGAAAAACGCCAGGCTGTCGAGTACCTCACCCACAGAAGGGTGTTTTTACAGCCAGAGGAGCGAATAAACCGGGAGCACCAGAAACTTGATGAGTTGTCCGCCAAGATCAGTACTTTGATCAGCCACCGCTTAAGCATGACTAAGCAGAACTTTGTTAATCTTGCGGACAAGCTTGACAGCCTCAGTCCCCTTGCGGTATTGGGTAGAGGCTACGCAGTATGTCAAAAGCTTGACCAGAGCTTAGTTACCGATCCTAGGCAGGTTGCAGTTGGTGAGCAGGTAATGGTAAAGCTCAGAACAGGACAGATTAGGTGTCTGGTGGAGAAAGGAGAATCTCATGATGGATGA
- a CDS encoding TlyA family RNA methyltransferase produces MAKQKKRIDLLLVEKGLFASREQARRSIMAGLVFVDQNRITKPGTAVDIDAEIEVKGAMHPFVSRGGLKLAKALEVFNVDVSGLTAIDVGASTGGFTDCLLQNGAAKVFAVDVGYGQLDWKLRNDPRVIVMERTNIRYVKPEDIGEDLDLAVIDVAFISLTKFFTNLLDLLKEDGEIIALIKPQFEVGRELVGRKGVVRDFNIHQELLLNLTRELQEAGAGLVNLDYSPIRGPEGNIEYLAYFSKCSPIIDSSDLVLKTLATVQSDPNL; encoded by the coding sequence ATGGCCAAACAGAAGAAACGCATAGATTTGCTGTTGGTAGAAAAAGGTTTGTTTGCATCACGAGAGCAGGCTCGCCGCTCGATCATGGCTGGATTGGTATTTGTTGATCAGAACCGCATCACCAAACCGGGAACTGCTGTTGATATTGATGCAGAGATAGAGGTTAAGGGAGCTATGCATCCTTTTGTCAGCAGAGGAGGTCTGAAACTGGCCAAGGCTCTCGAAGTATTTAATGTTGATGTTTCGGGTTTAACCGCGATTGATGTCGGCGCATCCACCGGGGGATTTACCGATTGTCTGCTGCAGAATGGAGCAGCCAAAGTTTTTGCTGTTGATGTGGGTTACGGCCAGCTGGACTGGAAGCTGAGAAACGATCCCCGCGTAATTGTGATGGAGCGCACAAATATTCGCTACGTTAAGCCGGAGGATATTGGAGAAGATCTAGATTTGGCCGTAATCGATGTCGCTTTTATCTCACTTACTAAGTTTTTCACCAATCTTTTAGATCTGCTGAAAGAGGATGGGGAAATCATTGCCCTCATCAAGCCGCAGTTTGAAGTAGGTCGTGAACTGGTAGGCAGAAAAGGGGTAGTGCGTGATTTCAATATCCATCAAGAACTTCTGCTCAATCTCACAAGAGAACTTCAGGAAGCCGGAGCAGGACTTGTAAATCTAGATTATTCGCCGATTCGCGGTCCTGAAGGGAATATCGAATATTTGGCGTATTTTTCTAAATGCAGTCCAATTATTGACAGCTCAGATCTGGTGCTGAAAACTTTAGCAACGGTGCAGAGTGATCCGAACTTATAG
- the nusB gene encoding transcription antitermination factor NusB, with the protein MSRRLARKTALQLLYQIDITQSSPSDALANSAVETPLSSASREFADKLVRGVRDHLSELDQLISRFAKDWTLDRMSCVDRNILRLAIYELKYLPDVPTKVSINEAVELAKIFSDMQAAKFINGILGTVVDYLAGSSDE; encoded by the coding sequence TTGAGCAGACGTCTTGCGCGCAAAACAGCGCTGCAGCTATTGTATCAGATTGATATCACTCAGAGTTCTCCAAGCGATGCACTGGCAAATTCAGCAGTAGAAACACCACTATCGTCTGCAAGCCGAGAATTTGCTGATAAGCTGGTCAGGGGGGTTAGGGACCATCTGTCCGAACTTGACCAGCTCATCTCTCGTTTTGCTAAGGATTGGACGCTTGACAGAATGTCGTGTGTTGACCGGAATATTCTGCGGTTAGCAATTTATGAATTAAAATACTTACCGGATGTACCTACTAAGGTCAGCATTAATGAGGCAGTTGAACTAGCTAAAATTTTCAGCGATATGCAGGCTGCTAAATTCATTAACGGCATTTTAGGTACCGTGGTAGATTATTTAGCTGGGAGTTCAGATGAGTAA
- the accC gene encoding acetyl-CoA carboxylase biotin carboxylase subunit, translating into MFKKILIANRGEIAVRVIRACRELGIRTAAIYSEADRDSLHVKLADEALCVGPAASQSSYLDIPNIISAAVQCQADAVHPGYGYLSERADFVEICEDYGLTLIGPSADQIERMGDKSRAKALMKAAGVPVVPGSDGPVPNEGELEAVAEQIGYPVIIKASAGGGGRGMRVAHNEDELIIGYRLARAEAGAAFGNDQVYLERFIKNPRHVEIQILGDRYGNVVHFGERECSLQRRHQKILEEAPSPVVDDRLRARMGEAAVKGAKAVNYLNAGTIEFLLDEDGSFYFMEMNTRIQVEHPITEMVYGIDLVKAQIQIAAGAELDYNQLDITPTAHALECRINAEDPEYGFRPSPGVITKLHVPGGHGIRWDSHVYQGYEISPYYDSMFGKLITWGSDREEAIHRMESALAEIIIEGIKHNVSFHQRILKDPRFLAGQYTVDFIEQLMAEGQ; encoded by the coding sequence GTGTTTAAGAAGATTCTGATTGCAAACCGTGGTGAAATTGCGGTGCGGGTGATTCGTGCCTGCCGTGAACTTGGAATCCGGACAGCTGCAATTTATTCAGAAGCTGATCGGGATTCACTTCACGTTAAGTTGGCAGATGAAGCTTTATGCGTTGGTCCTGCGGCTTCTCAATCCAGTTATCTCGACATTCCGAATATAATATCCGCGGCGGTGCAGTGTCAAGCCGATGCAGTTCATCCCGGGTATGGGTACTTGAGTGAGCGAGCAGACTTTGTCGAGATTTGTGAAGATTATGGTCTGACTTTAATCGGACCCAGTGCTGACCAAATCGAGCGGATGGGAGACAAATCACGGGCTAAGGCTCTGATGAAAGCGGCTGGTGTACCGGTAGTTCCTGGCAGTGACGGGCCGGTACCCAATGAGGGGGAGCTTGAAGCTGTAGCTGAACAAATCGGTTATCCGGTGATAATTAAAGCCTCAGCCGGTGGTGGAGGCAGAGGTATGCGCGTTGCCCACAATGAAGACGAACTGATTATAGGATACCGATTGGCCCGAGCAGAAGCCGGAGCAGCCTTTGGCAATGATCAGGTTTATCTTGAGCGCTTTATTAAGAATCCCCGGCATGTGGAAATTCAAATCTTAGGCGATCGGTATGGCAATGTTGTGCACTTTGGCGAGCGGGAATGTTCGCTGCAGCGCCGCCACCAGAAAATTTTGGAAGAGGCCCCTTCTCCGGTTGTCGATGACCGTCTGCGAGCCCGAATGGGAGAAGCTGCTGTCAAAGGCGCTAAAGCAGTGAATTATCTCAACGCCGGCACGATCGAATTTCTTTTGGATGAAGACGGCAGTTTTTATTTTATGGAAATGAATACCAGAATTCAGGTCGAACATCCGATTACCGAAATGGTTTACGGCATAGACTTGGTGAAGGCTCAAATTCAGATAGCAGCCGGAGCGGAGCTTGATTATAACCAGCTTGATATTACTCCGACAGCTCATGCCCTTGAGTGCCGCATCAACGCCGAGGATCCTGAATACGGATTTCGTCCGTCTCCCGGTGTAATTACTAAACTGCATGTTCCCGGAGGTCATGGTATTCGCTGGGACAGCCATGTTTACCAAGGTTATGAAATCTCTCCATATTATGATTCCATGTTTGGTAAACTAATTACATGGGGCAGCGATCGTGAGGAGGCAATTCATAGAATGGAGAGTGCCCTTGCGGAGATCATAATTGAAGGAATCAAACATAATGTCAGCTTCCATCAGCGCATTCTTAAGGATCCCCGCTTTCTAGCCGGCCAGTATACTGTAGATTTTATTGAGCAGTTGATGGCAGAGGGCCAATAA
- the accB gene encoding acetyl-CoA carboxylase biotin carboxyl carrier protein, protein MNIDLKELMILFSESNISEMKLESEELRLYLAKAASAPQPAAKAAVEPVVPVVEEKVPTAEVYQEQLGPNTREICSPMVGTFYRAPTPDSDPFVTEGSMVEKGQTLCIIEAMKLMNELESEYNGKIVKILAENGQPVEYGQPLFLMETAE, encoded by the coding sequence ATGAACATCGATCTGAAAGAACTGATGATCTTATTCAGCGAAAGCAACATCAGTGAGATGAAATTAGAAAGTGAAGAGCTGAGACTATACCTAGCTAAAGCAGCTTCGGCGCCGCAACCTGCAGCGAAAGCAGCAGTGGAACCGGTGGTTCCGGTTGTGGAAGAAAAAGTGCCGACAGCTGAGGTTTACCAGGAGCAGTTGGGTCCTAATACACGGGAAATCTGCTCGCCAATGGTGGGTACTTTTTATCGAGCACCTACTCCTGACAGTGATCCTTTTGTTACGGAAGGTTCCATGGTAGAAAAAGGGCAGACATTATGTATTATTGAAGCCATGAAGCTGATGAATGAGTTAGAATCTGAGTATAATGGCAAAATTGTAAAGATCTTAGCTGAAAATGGACAACCTGTGGAATATGGGCAACCCTTATTCTTGATGGAAACAGCAGAATAG